One region of Candidatus Polarisedimenticolaceae bacterium genomic DNA includes:
- a CDS encoding glycosyltransferase family 39 protein, with protein sequence MLRTRHVLALAALLFLWNAWAYDLWAPDEPYFGEGAREMVVDGQWAVPHVNGAVTTDKPPLFFWLIAIASLPFHRVTSLTARLPSALAMIAAAALTMRLARRFAGERAGPVAGLVFVTTYLVWDKGRSAQIDALLCVLVLAAVSAFEAYRAGDLGGRRAGLLFWASAALATLAKGPVGFLLPLGIALVTLALDRNLRSWRAFAPASGPVLFLGLVGAWMALATIGGHGTYSVWGAFEKHVLERAVHGMHHKQPFWYYAKVLPVQLVPWTMMLPAAILAAWRRRDPGDRFLLAWAAFVVVFFSVPVEKRDLYVLPAYPAFAILVARTLEAPLLRRLATAPHAVWAAAMILVGLAAPVIVPREGYLTTIRAVIPSIAVVLTGATALWACWKGRLEGAIKATALGTATAYVLTATLVFPALNGIKSARTFAGHLAAATAESRAAGHDVVAYDVGNLPEALAFYSGGVYTRVLAEPGALAAHLGQPARVFAVVNEEALEGLPAMPVVLERTELAGHHVALVANR encoded by the coding sequence ATGCTGCGCACGCGACACGTCCTCGCTCTGGCGGCGCTCCTCTTCCTGTGGAACGCGTGGGCGTACGACCTCTGGGCGCCGGACGAGCCTTACTTCGGCGAAGGCGCGCGCGAGATGGTCGTCGACGGCCAGTGGGCCGTCCCGCACGTCAACGGCGCGGTGACGACCGACAAGCCGCCGCTCTTCTTCTGGCTCATCGCGATCGCCTCGCTGCCGTTCCACCGCGTGACCTCGCTCACGGCCCGGCTCCCGTCGGCGCTCGCGATGATCGCCGCGGCGGCGCTCACGATGCGGCTCGCACGCCGCTTCGCCGGGGAGCGCGCGGGTCCCGTCGCCGGCCTCGTCTTCGTGACGACGTACCTGGTCTGGGACAAGGGACGGTCGGCACAGATCGACGCGCTGCTGTGCGTGCTCGTCCTCGCCGCCGTCTCCGCGTTCGAGGCGTACCGGGCGGGCGACCTCGGCGGCCGCCGGGCGGGGCTCCTCTTCTGGGCATCGGCGGCGCTCGCGACGCTCGCGAAGGGGCCGGTCGGGTTCCTGCTCCCGCTCGGCATCGCGCTCGTCACCCTTGCGCTCGACCGGAATCTGAGGTCCTGGCGCGCGTTCGCGCCGGCGAGCGGTCCCGTGTTGTTCCTCGGCCTCGTCGGGGCATGGATGGCGCTCGCCACCATCGGCGGCCACGGCACGTACTCGGTGTGGGGCGCGTTCGAGAAGCACGTGCTCGAGCGCGCCGTGCATGGCATGCATCACAAGCAGCCGTTCTGGTACTACGCGAAGGTGCTCCCCGTGCAGCTCGTGCCCTGGACCATGATGCTGCCCGCGGCGATCCTCGCCGCGTGGCGCCGCCGCGATCCTGGAGACCGGTTCCTGCTCGCATGGGCGGCGTTCGTCGTCGTCTTCTTCTCGGTGCCGGTGGAGAAGCGGGACCTCTACGTGCTCCCGGCCTATCCGGCGTTCGCGATCCTCGTCGCGCGCACCCTCGAGGCGCCGCTCCTGAGGCGGCTGGCGACGGCGCCTCACGCCGTCTGGGCGGCGGCGATGATCCTGGTCGGGCTCGCGGCTCCCGTCATCGTGCCGCGGGAGGGGTATCTGACGACGATTCGGGCGGTGATTCCGTCGATCGCGGTCGTCCTCACCGGTGCGACGGCCCTCTGGGCATGCTGGAAGGGCCGGCTCGAGGGGGCGATCAAGGCGACCGCTCTCGGCACCGCCACCGCCTACGTGCTCACCGCGACCCTCGTCTTTCCGGCGCTCAACGGCATCAAGTCGGCGCGGACGTTCGCCGGTCATCTGGCGGCGGCGACCGCGGAGTCGCGCGCGGCCGGGCACGACGTCGTCGCCTACGACGTCGGTAACCTGCCCGAGGCGCTCGCCTTCTACTCGGGCGGCGTCTACACGCGCGTCCTGGCCGAGCCCGGCGCGCTCGCAGCGCACCTCGGCCAGCCGGCGCGCGTCTTCGCGGTGGTCAACGAGGAGGCGCTCGAGGGGCTTCCGGCGATGCCCGTCGTGCTCGAGCGCACCGAGCTCGCGGGCCACCATGTCGCGCTCGTCGCCAACCGCTGA
- a CDS encoding cyclic 2,3-diphosphoglycerate synthase: METRVIIMGAAGRDFHNFNVVFRDDSESRVVAFTATQIPNIDDRRYPAALAGPRYPQGIPIHPEADLPALIHDLKADEVVFAYSDVAHETVMHKASIVLAAGADFRLIGPDASMIRSKVPIVSVCAVRTGAGKSQTTRKVCQILRAKGRRTVAIRHPMPYGDLVKQRVQRFANLEDLDLHECTIEEREEYEPHIAAGGVIYAGVDYGAILKEAEREADVIVWDGGNNDLPFYKADLEIVVADPHRAGHEMSYHPGEANLRRAHVVVINKEDTANEADIVKVRRTVHAVNPKARIIDAASPILVDDAETIRGKRVLCVEDGPTLTHGEMKYGAGVLAAMKHGATEILDPRPWTVGTISSTFEKYPNIGALLPAMGYGDAQMRDLEATIERCPADVVLIATPIDLRRVITIGKRALRVGYELQEIGKPDLEEVLARF; this comes from the coding sequence ATGGAGACGCGAGTCATCATCATGGGAGCCGCCGGCCGCGACTTCCACAACTTCAACGTGGTGTTCCGCGACGATTCCGAGTCGCGCGTCGTGGCGTTCACCGCGACCCAGATCCCCAACATCGACGACCGCCGCTATCCCGCCGCCCTCGCCGGCCCCCGCTACCCGCAAGGGATCCCGATCCATCCCGAAGCGGACCTCCCCGCGCTCATCCACGACCTGAAGGCGGACGAGGTCGTCTTCGCTTACAGCGACGTGGCGCACGAGACGGTCATGCACAAGGCCTCGATCGTGCTCGCCGCCGGCGCTGACTTCCGGCTGATCGGGCCCGACGCCAGCATGATCCGGTCCAAGGTGCCGATCGTCTCCGTCTGCGCCGTGCGGACCGGAGCGGGAAAGAGCCAGACGACCCGGAAGGTCTGCCAGATCCTCCGCGCCAAGGGCCGGCGCACCGTCGCCATCCGCCATCCCATGCCGTACGGCGATCTCGTCAAGCAGAGGGTCCAGCGCTTCGCGAATCTCGAGGACCTCGACCTCCACGAGTGCACGATCGAGGAGCGGGAGGAGTACGAGCCGCACATCGCGGCCGGCGGCGTCATCTATGCCGGCGTGGACTACGGCGCCATCTTGAAAGAGGCCGAGCGCGAGGCCGACGTCATCGTCTGGGACGGCGGTAACAACGACCTTCCGTTCTACAAGGCCGACCTCGAGATCGTCGTCGCCGATCCTCACCGGGCCGGGCACGAGATGTCGTATCACCCCGGCGAGGCGAACCTACGGCGCGCGCACGTCGTCGTCATCAACAAGGAGGACACCGCGAACGAGGCCGATATCGTAAAGGTCAGGCGGACCGTTCACGCCGTGAACCCCAAGGCGCGCATCATCGACGCCGCCTCGCCGATTCTCGTCGACGACGCCGAGACGATTCGCGGCAAGCGCGTCCTCTGCGTGGAAGACGGCCCGACACTCACGCACGGCGAGATGAAGTACGGCGCCGGCGTCCTCGCCGCGATGAAGCACGGAGCGACGGAGATCCTCGACCCGCGCCCCTGGACCGTCGGCACGATCTCGAGCACCTTTGAGAAGTACCCGAACATCGGCGCGCTCCTCCCCGCGATGGGCTACGGCGACGCGCAGATGCGCGATCTCGAGGCGACGATCGAGCGCTGCCCCGCCGACGTCGTGCTCATCGCGACGCCGATCGACCTGAGGCGCGTGATCACGATCGGCAAGCGGGCGCTTCGCGTGGGCTACGAGCTCCAGGAGATCGGCAAGCCGGATCTCGAGGAAGTCCTCGCTCGATTCTGA